AAGCTTTTCACGGATTTCACTTACCTCCTCAGGTGATAGTGATGTATCAATCAGGTAAACTTGCTCCAGTTTTTTCAACTCTCGGATTTCATCCGGAAAGCTATGAACCTTTGTCCCATTCAATGCCAATACCTTCAGGTTTTTCATATTTGCTATTTCAACAGGTATTTCTGCAATCGTATTGTTACTTAAGTCTAGCACTTCAAGCTTTGTCAATTGAGTTAAGGTGATAGGAAACTGAGAAAACTTATTTTCTGCCAATCCGATTACTCTTAATGACCTTAACCTTCCAAAATCATTTGGCAAACTTTCCAATTGATTAAATGGCAGATATATTTCTTCCAGTTTTGTCAGTTCACAGATTTCATTTGGAAGCTCACTAAGCTTATTCTTCTCCAGATCTAAGAATTTCAATTGTTTCAGTTGAGCTATACGTGGAGATAAAGTTTCTAATTCTCTATCATTTAATATTAGTCTTTGACAATTCACATCTTTTATAACTACCTCTTCTACAGAATTATACACTCTAGAGGTAGTTTTCAAATAACTCAATGGTTTTGAAGAAGGAGCACGACCTTGTGTACCTAATGCTGTAATGTAAACTCCATTTAGCATATTCCCTTCAGGCACATGCTCCAACTTTTCATCTTTTGGACAGTCTTCTATGCAAAAAGTAATAGGTAAAACACAACGACCAACCAATTCAAGTTCTTTAATTAGATAAGGAGGAATAGTCCCAATAACACGAATAACTTCTTTTTCGAACACCCCTTTTATATCATTTATAACCTGAATATTCGAAATGCTATATTGATCTTCACTAATATCAAAAACTGCATAAAGCATTCCCTCAATTTCCGTTCTTAATGCTATTTGGGGATACTTGATATTCTTTCCGACATAACGATAAAATTCTTTTGGCTTTTCAGTATGCGCTTGATCATTTTGGGTAATGGTCATTATTTCCAATCTGAAGACTTGTGAGGTAGGCATGTTATTTTGAGATGCCGGTTGCCAATCTTTCAGTGACAATAAAGAAGGCTTTACTATCTGCTCCCCTAATATTGCCTTTTGCAAACGATTCTCAGGTAATATGATATCCTCAATATTTCCTTCAGAATTTGCCGTAAAAAAGACAGACATACTGAACGGGGTTTGCACATCCTTATATGCTTCAGCATTCACAATAAGGTTTCCCAATTCCTTATAAAAAGATTGCCAATTGTCTTTATAAAGTGCTGAATTCTCGATGACATTCACATTATCAGGTACCGACACTACCGAATCCTGTGGAACTGGAAAGCGACTTAAATCCAAAAACCCAAGGTTTACATACTTTCTATCTAACAATATAGTAAAGCTATTTTGTGGTGGTATTTGCAGTTCACTGGTCAAATATCCTATATGAGAAATCTTCAACTTTTCAAGTTCATTTACATCAAGCTGAAAATACCCCTTATAATTGCTGTACACCACACTGTTCATACCTTCTGCAGTAATCGCCGCATTGCTGACAGATGCTTTGGTTTGGCTATCTAAAACCTTAACTGTAATCAGCCTTGATTGAGCACTTGAAAAAAATGGCAGCAGTAATAGAAAAAATAAAATGATTCTAGTCTTCATCTTAAAAATGGAGTTAATTGAATTAGTGCCTTCACTTTAAAAAACCTTATTCGATCAAAAAAGCAGAGACAAAAATAACAACATTTAGAATGTTATCTTAAAAAATTTCGAGTCCTTCGGTTCTTCGAAGGTTATAGTATTAACAGCAGTTTTACAATTTGAGATTATCTTGAAAACACAATATAGATTTAAATATGCGGTCGAACTTTTTAATTGATCATATTGATTTCAAGGGAGGTATACTATCAAATAATAAGATTATGCTTAGTCTTGAAAAAGATTTACATAGTCAGTTATTTGAATTAACAGAAGATATATTGCAAGTATATTACAACTCTGATAATCAAGATTATTGTATTGATATAGGATGGTATCCAGAAAATTTTGAGATAACTGATAATAGTTATTTTAGAGTTCGGATCATTAGAAATGAAGATTGGGAGAAGTTAATTTATGATGAATACGCAAAAAGTATTTCAGGATTAAAAGACCTTATTCAAGATGCTATAAAAATCTGCACCAACAGTTAGCTTTTTCTAGTACACAGTATTGTACGCTTCACATCAGTAAGTATCTCACAACCTGACAGGACGAAACATCTGTAACGTCCTGTTGAAGTAATTGCTTTGGTATTCTAATTCAGGATCAGTTCAACCTTATCAAGTTTTTCACGAATTTCACTTACCTCCTCAGGGGATAATGCTGTATCAATCAAGTAAACTTGCTCCAGTTTTTTCAACTCTCGGATTTCATCCGGGAAGCTCCGAACCTTTGTACCATTCAATGCCAATATTTTAAGGTTTTTCATCTCGGAAATAGTGGTCGGAATAATAGAAATCGGATTATTACTCAAGTCCATAACCTCTAATTTTTTTAGCTGTGTAAGAACCATTGGAAATTCTGAGAACTTGTTATCAGCAAGTCCAAGTACCTTTAAGGATTTGAGCTGATCAAAATCATGAGGTAATTCCCTTACCTGATTGAATGGTACGTACAATTCTACCAATTCTTTTAACTGGGTAATTTCATTGGGAAGTTCAATCAGTTTATTTTTTTCCAAATCCAAGAACTGTAACTCTGTCAACTCTGCAATTTTTGGAGATAAGGATGATAAATTTTTATTGATCAGCGAAAGCTTTTGTACATTTTGATCCGTGATTGCTTCCTCTAAGGAATAGTAAGTTTTTTGCCGAACCGGCATCACAGGGGAGGAACTAATTGGAGCAGATGAAACACCCATTGCCCTCACTACTAATTCCTGAAATTCTTGTTTCTGGGAATTCTTAGGACTGCTGCTTCTCAAAGTTCCGTTGTTGTTTCCTATCTCAAACCCTATTGGGATCAAATATCGTCCTCCTTGTTCTAGTGATTCGATCACATTTTTTGGTACTGAGTTAAGTAGCCTTCTTGCTTCACCTTCAAAGCTACCCCCATTCCCAAAAGCTTTAAGCGGTTCAATATTTGAAATTGAAGTTAGGTCATCACTCACATCAAAAGCTACATATATTTTACCTCCTTGTCTTAACCTTCTTGCCGATGAAGGGTATCTTAGATTTTTGCCTATATAATTTATAAAATCGTGACTTGTCACACTTAAATACGACGAGGTACTAAAGGCATTTGAAATTTTTAATCTGAAAACCTGTGTTGTAGGTATCTTGTTCTGCTCAGCTGGCTTCCATTGTCCCAATCCTCTCAAAGAAGTTACGACTAGTTTTTCAAAATTAACTACTTCTTCTGCCTTGATCAAGTGCTGTACCTCCCCATCAACTACCGTAATGTCTTCAGGCAATCCCTCTGCATTAATCGTAAAGAGCACTGTCAACTCAAAAAGTTTTTGCATTTCTTGATACTCCGGCTTGCTTACTAAATAACTCCCAAGGTCTCGATAAAACGTGGGCCAATCATCTTTATAGAGAGCTGAGTTTTCAGGAATATACAAGCTGTCAGGCAAAATTGTGGAAATATCTGCCGTTAGTGGAAATTGATTCAAATCTAGCACACCTAAGTCTGTAAACTTTTGCTCCAATAAGACGGTAAAGTTATTTTGCTCTGGTACTCCAAACTCGCTGGTCAAGTAGCCTAAATGAGAAATAGTCAATATTTCCGTTCCTTTTACACTCACCTGAAAATAACCCTTATAATTACTGAACAACTGTTGTTCCGTATCCGCTAAAGTGACAGATGCGTTTCTGACTGGCTCTTTGGTTTGACGATCCAGTAAGCGTACCGTGATTGTTCTTAATTGAGCATTTACAAGTAGGGGTAATAAAATAAACAGTACACTAATAACTTTTTTCATTCTAATTAATAAGTTGAAATAATTGAATTGATAACCCGATCTGACACTAAGAATTTCTAATCATTGAAAGTGATAATTTAAATGTCCCTGCAAAAATAGCAACTCACTTAAAATAAAAAACCATCTACTTTATATAACATTCTAGCTCATTAAACTAAACTCCATCAGAGGCAAATATCTCCCACTAATAGAGCTTGCTAATTTCCCTACTGTTTTAAAACCACAATGGATATAAAAGGACTCAGCATGCGGGTCTGCATCAAGGGTCAATACATTAAAACCCTGCTCTTTTACTCTACAGATACAGTCTTCCAATAATACTTT
This portion of the Limibacter armeniacum genome encodes:
- a CDS encoding leucine-rich repeat domain-containing protein — encoded protein: MKTRIILFFLLLLPFFSSAQSRLITVKVLDSQTKASVSNAAITAEGMNSVVYSNYKGYFQLDVNELEKLKISHIGYLTSELQIPPQNSFTILLDRKYVNLGFLDLSRFPVPQDSVVSVPDNVNVIENSALYKDNWQSFYKELGNLIVNAEAYKDVQTPFSMSVFFTANSEGNIEDIILPENRLQKAILGEQIVKPSLLSLKDWQPASQNNMPTSQVFRLEIMTITQNDQAHTEKPKEFYRYVGKNIKYPQIALRTEIEGMLYAVFDISEDQYSISNIQVINDIKGVFEKEVIRVIGTIPPYLIKELELVGRCVLPITFCIEDCPKDEKLEHVPEGNMLNGVYITALGTQGRAPSSKPLSYLKTTSRVYNSVEEVVIKDVNCQRLILNDRELETLSPRIAQLKQLKFLDLEKNKLSELPNEICELTKLEEIYLPFNQLESLPNDFGRLRSLRVIGLAENKFSQFPITLTQLTKLEVLDLSNNTIAEIPVEIANMKNLKVLALNGTKVHSFPDEIRELKKLEQVYLIDTSLSPEEVSEIREKLDKVELILN
- a CDS encoding leucine-rich repeat domain-containing protein, with translation MKKVISVLFILLPLLVNAQLRTITVRLLDRQTKEPVRNASVTLADTEQQLFSNYKGYFQVSVKGTEILTISHLGYLTSEFGVPEQNNFTVLLEQKFTDLGVLDLNQFPLTADISTILPDSLYIPENSALYKDDWPTFYRDLGSYLVSKPEYQEMQKLFELTVLFTINAEGLPEDITVVDGEVQHLIKAEEVVNFEKLVVTSLRGLGQWKPAEQNKIPTTQVFRLKISNAFSTSSYLSVTSHDFINYIGKNLRYPSSARRLRQGGKIYVAFDVSDDLTSISNIEPLKAFGNGGSFEGEARRLLNSVPKNVIESLEQGGRYLIPIGFEIGNNNGTLRSSSPKNSQKQEFQELVVRAMGVSSAPISSSPVMPVRQKTYYSLEEAITDQNVQKLSLINKNLSSLSPKIAELTELQFLDLEKNKLIELPNEITQLKELVELYVPFNQVRELPHDFDQLKSLKVLGLADNKFSEFPMVLTQLKKLEVMDLSNNPISIIPTTISEMKNLKILALNGTKVRSFPDEIRELKKLEQVYLIDTALSPEEVSEIREKLDKVELILN